The sequence AGAATGGCACCTAGTGAGCTTATACCTTCTCTGTAGTTCCTGTATTCATATGAGAAGGGATTACCGTCTTTATCCCTGCCATCTATCCAGATAAAAGTAGGATAGCTGTTCAAAAATCCCTTCAGGTCATCCTTGCTGTTTATGGGCATACCGTTAATAGCCAGGATAATGTCACCCCTTTTAAGGCCCATCCTATACCCCGGAGACCCGGGTAAAACATCCAGAACCATTTCTCCCCTTTCCGGTGCAATGAAAACCGGCCTTCCTTTTTTTTCGATGCCTTTCCCGTAATAGATAAGGAACTCGTGGGCCAATGGCGCAAAAAGGGCGGCAGCATACTTAAAAATACTTATTCTGGAAGCAATTATTGCTAGTAGCAGTAATATTAAGCTGAAGATACTTAAATTTATTGCTGATAACCTGGATTTTTTTTCAGGGGTACTGGTAAGGACCATATCTCCATACCCTAAACCGGCAACTATCGGAAACATTATATAGATGAGGTTTTCTTGGGCAATTTCAGGGGAGGGCCGGACCAACGGCCACCAGTCTGGCATCTGAATAACGCCTTCAGGGATTTCCTGATTGATAACCGTAAGCAGGATTATTATTGGAACGGGCCAGAATTTTTGAAGGCTAAAGCCGCCTATCACTCCATAGCGGTTGTCTTTTATAAATATGGGGGTTGTTCCTTTAAAACCGCTGGTATATATCAGGACACCTTCAATGAAATGAAGGATCGCAACTATGGCCATCAGACCCGGAACATCTATCTTGGGATATCCTAAAATAAGGCTGATCAGTGAAACTATACCTCCTGCATAAGAAAAACACATAAAGCGGGGTTGAATCATCATGAGTATAATAGCCAGGAACCAAACAAATCCCAGTCCAATATTGGAAATGCTTACCCCTACAAAGATAAGCAAAAAACTTCCGATAATTCCACCTATTATTCCATACAAAATAGCAATGAGGGTCTGGTCTTTTACGGAATTAATAGTTGCACCGAAGAGTTTTTCTTCTATAGATACTGCACGTCTATACTGGGTCCATACCAGAAATATTACAATCCAAAACAAAGGGTTTATAAAAACGACCGGAATACTTTTTATTATCATTGTTATTATTTCAAGATAAGGGAATGCAAACACCTGATTACCTCCAAATTGTTTTTTTCTTTTATTATATCCAATTATTATGGAAAAAACTACCCTTAATAATTAAAAGGATTTAGGGGTTATATCTGTTTTATCCAAAACAAAGACTAAACCCTTTAGGGTTTAGTCTGTTTTTATGACCTCTATGGCTTTCTGGAGCTGAGTATCCTGTTCCTCAGACACATTGAAAATATCAACACCTTTCGGCAGTTCTACGACTATATCGGGTTCAACCCCGATTCCATCAATAGACCTCCCTGAAGGTAGATAATACTTAGCTATTGTAAGTTTCAACCCTGAACCGTCTTTAAATACCGTAGGTTCCTGGACAGACCCCTTTCCAAAGGTCTTTGTTCCCACAAGAACTCCGGATTTTGTATCCTGCACGGCCCCTGCTACGATTTCTGAAGCACTGGCACTATATTTGTTTATTAGAATTACAAGGGGGATATTGATTTTGTTTCTTCCTGATCTGTATTCACTGGTCCTGTTACCTGATTTGTCTTCAGTATATACTATTAAGTTTTCACCTATAAGTTCATCGGCAACTTTAACGCACTCATTTAAAAGCCCCCCGGGATTGTTTCTTAAGTCCAGGATGAGTCCCCTTACCTTCTTGCTGTTTAATTCATTAAGAGACTTTTTGAATTCTTTAGATGTGTTTTCGTCAAAAGAAGTAATCCTTATATAGCCTATATCATCCCCTATAATCCTGTGTCTGACTGTCTTTAGTTCTATAGAATCCCTGATGATTTCAAAGGTTAAGATGTTATCTATTCCCTCCCGTTTTATATGAAGGGTTACCTTAGTCCCTTTTGGGCCTCTCATAAGGCTCACAGCCTCATCCAAAGTCAGGCCTTTAACAGGGATATCATTGATCTGTATAATTTTATCATCGGGGAGAATACCTGCTTTATGTCCAGGGGTATCTTCTATGGGTGAAATCACCCTTACCAGCCCGTCATCATCCATAGTAACGCTTATACCGATTCCCTCAAAGGAACCCTGTATGGATATCATAAAATTTTTAAACTCTTCAGCGGTAAAATACGCTGAATATGGGTCGTTGAGGGAATCTATCGCCCCTTTAATAGCCCCTGTTACCAAACGGTTAATCTCCACATCACCTATATACCTTTTATCGACGGTCTTTATTACTTCAACAAGGGGTTCAAGTTCTCTTATTATATCCAGGTCCTTCTGGGTAATCCACCTGAAACTCCCTGTTAAAATCGAGCCCGATAAATAATTTACGGTTATTCCGTATGTTGCCACTGCTGTAATCAGAACCAGCAGCATCCCTAGTGCTATCTGTCTCTTCCAGTTCATTATACCCCACCTATCTTGACACTCTAATTATATATATTCCTTATAACGTTACCATTATGCTTTTATTCAAAATATTTCCACGGGTCTGTATGATTGCCGTTTATTTTCACTTCAAAATGCAGATGAGGCCCGGTGCTAACCCCGGTTGACCCTACTTTAGCAATTACCTGACCCTTTCTTACCTTTTGCCCTACCTCTACCAGTATCACCGAAGTATGTGCATACATTGTAGATATGCCGCCGCCGTGGTCTAACACAACAGTTTTGCCATATCCACCCAGCCAATCAGCATAAATAACCTCACCGTGAGTTGCCGCTACGATATTACTTCCTGCGGGAGCACCTATATCTATACCCGTATGCATCCTCCTGGTTTTATATATTGGGTGGATTCGCCAGCCATAGGGTGAAGTTATCCGTGTATAACCCGGTGTAGGCCATGCAAAAGTTGCTGTGCCCATATAGCCCTTTTTTTGTTTAGCCTGGAGTTCTGCAATCATTTTATTCAATTTCCTCTGGGCTTCTTCCATTTCATCAAGGGCCTTTTCGTAAGCCATTTTATCGTTTTTTATCTGGTTTAACAGCCTTTCCCTGGCAGCAACCTGAACTTCTATTTCTTTCTTTTTGTCGCTGATCTGCTGCCTTACAGCCAATATTTCATTTCTCTGAAGCTCCAATTCAACCTTTTTATCTTCAATCAGTGCTTTTTGTTCTTTCAGGCTGTTGAGAAGGTTTGCATCATAACTTATTATTCTTTTAAGTATATCCATTCTTGTTATAAAATCCGAAAAGGATTTTGAATCAAGGAGCACTTCCAGGTAATCTACAGGCCCGTTTTTATACATGGCTTCTGCCCTTAAATAGAAGATCTCTGTTTGCTGTTCAACCCTTTTTTGGGCTTCTTCTAGTTCTTGCTGGGTCTTTTTAACCTTCTGCTCCGTTTTAATAAGCTGGTCTTCTACTTTTTGTAACTCCAGCTCGGTTAACTCAAGCTTCCTTTCTACTATTTCGAGTTCATTAGATACCGTCTTTTCGCGCTTTATAACCTCATTCAATCGCTGTTCCTGCTGTTTAATCTTCATTTCTAAACTGTTCAGCTGTTTTTTTAGATCATCAAGTTCAGACCCCGATGCCAAGGAGGTAACCCCTATAACCACTGCCATCCCTGTTATTACGGCAGCAGCTATAATCTTGTTAAATAAATGATACTTATGTTTAAACTTATTATGTCCCAACCTGTAAAAAACCCCCTTCCCTCTTTGTCATTGCAGGTTTAAACCTGGTATCAATCTCACTTATCATCTGCAAAAACCTTTTTTCGTCTCCGTTTATTGTGGAATTAAACCCTTAAGAATCTCCTAATAGAAATTCCGCTTCCGACAGTGCCTATAAAGGTCCCTATCCCTAAAAACCATATAGATAAATCATATAAAAATACGTCAAAGGGCAGTAATGTTATAATTGGAATATTCAATACAACAAAATTGAATAAATAATAATAAGCAACATTCAGCACCCCTACTGCAATGAGTGAACCCAAGAAACCTAATACCATTCCCTCGATTAAAAAAGGCCATCTTATGAACCAGTCTGTAGCACCGATATATTTCATTATTTCGATTTCCCGTCTCCTGGCATACACCGTTAATTTTATGGTATTTGATATTATGAAAATAGAAATTATTGACAATACTGCCATAACGCCAATTCCAACGAACCTAATTATCCCGGTTATTTTGAAGAGCTTATCCACTATTTCTTTGCCGTATTTTACCTCATCAATCCCCTCTATCCTCCCTATCATATTTGCCACATCCTTAACAACCTCAGGATTCTGTGTTTTAATCCTGTATGAATTAGGAAGGGGATTGTCCTTTTCCATAGCTGCCAGGAGACCTTCTTTGTCCCCCAGCTGTTCTCTGAATTCCTTTAAAGCCTGTTCTCTGGAGACAAAAGTAACCTCCCTTACTCCGTGCACCTGAATGAGTTCCCGTCCTATTCTTGAAATTTCCTCATCCATTAAAGAATCATCTAAATATGCCGTAATTTCCACCTGGGATTCTACCGTATCCACAATAAAATTAAAATTCAGGGTTATTATCAAAAAGATACCGAGGATTATCAGGGCAGAGGCTACAGAGCCAATTGAGGCCAAACTCATTAAACTATTTCGCCCAAGACTTGCCATGCCTTCCTTTATGAAATAACCAAAGGTCCTAAATTTCATAGCCGTATACCCCTTTTTCCTGGTCCCTTATAATCATACCTCTGTCAATAGAAATAACCCTCTTCCTCATCTTGTTTACAAAACTGCTGGCATGGGTTGCGACGATTACTGTTGTCCCACTCCTGTTTATTTCATTTAATAAGCGGAATATCTCCCACGAAGTTTCGGGGTCCAGGTTCCCGGTAGGCTCATCGGCAATAATTAACTCTGGATTATTCACAATTGCCCTTGCTAGGGATACCCTCTGCTGCTCACCCCCGGACAGTTCCGAAGGCATAACCCCCATCTTGTGTCTTAAACCAACAAGCTGCAATACTTCGGGTATCCGCTTTTTAATTATTCTGGGCGGGGTTTCTACCACTTCCATAGCAAAAGCTACATTTTCATATACCGTCTTGTTCGGCAGCAGACGAAAGTCCTGGAAAACGACCCCCAACTTTCTCCTGTAAAAAGGGACCTCCCTCCTTCTGAGCCGGCTTAGGTCTCTACCTCCTACAACAAGGTAGCCTTTTGTCGGAAGTTCCTCCCTTGATATTAATTTTATTATGGTTGATTTTCCAGCCCCACTGGGCCCTACTATAAAAACAAATTCCCCTTTATCTATTTTTAATGTAACATTTGATAAAGCTACAGCACCATTTGGGAAAACCTTTGTAACACCCAACATCTTGACCATTTTGTTCATCAACTCCTGATTTGTAAGACGAACGATGCGAAAATTCACAGATTATGTAACTTATACTTCGACACTTATTCGTAAATTCCTCCATAAAAATTTTGGATATTACCACATTCATTCTTTTTAACGAAAAAACACCGGCAATTTTGCCGGTGTTTTTTCGTCTGACATACCTGCATTTAAAAGCTTTCTGTCAATGGTATATCTAACGCCGATAAAACGGCTTTAAAACGGCTTTTCGTCTGACATACTTGTTTTCTCTTCATTTTTTATCAATAAGGTCTTTTACCGCTGAAGCTATGCTGTCAGGGGTAAGGCTGTAAAATTTCAAGAGTTCATCAGGTTCTCCTGATTGGCCAAATACATCCTTCAAACCTATCCTCTTCATCAGGGTCGGCCTGGATTCTGCCAGGACTTCGGCGACGGCACTTCCCAATCCACCAATAATACTGTGCTCTTCAGCAGTAATTACGGCCCCCGTTTCTTCTGCAAGCTGTATTATGAGCTCCTCGTCTATCGGTTTTATGGTATGTATATTTACCACATTGACATAAATTCCTCTATTCTTAAGGATATCAGCAGCTTCCAGGGCTATGGCCGTCATTATACCTGTTGATATTATTGTTGCATCCTTACCTTCCCTCAAAACAACCCCTTTTCCCGGTTTAAACACATAGTCTCCTTCCTGAAAGATTACAGGCACCTTATGTCTGCCAAGGCGTATATAAACAGGACCGTCTATGTCCAGTGCCGCCTTAACGGCAAACCTGGTTTCCGTGGCATCGGCCGGGTTAATTATCGTCATTCCCGGAATTGCCCTCATAAGGGCAATATCTTCTACCGACTGATGAGATGCTCCATCAGGGCCTACCGTTATGCCGGCATGGGTTGCCGCAATCTTGACATTTAATCGGGGATAAGCAATTGTATTCCTTATTTGTTCAAAGGCCCTTCCGGTAGCAAAGATTGCAAATGTGCTGATGAAAGGAATCTTTCCTGCCGCTGCAAGACCTGCAGCAATCCCTGCCATGTTCTGTTCTGCAATGCCTGTATTAAAAAATCGTTCAGGGAATTCTTTAGCAAAAACTTCAGTTTTTGTGGATTTAGATAAATCCGCATCAAGCACAACTATATCTTTGTTTAATCGTCCCAGTTCAGCCAGGGTATCGCCATAGGCATCCCTTGTTGCTATTTTTTCAGCCATCTGTAATTACACCTCCTGGTCATGAATTCTATATTTATGCTTCCAGTTCTGCTATTGCCCGTTCCATTTCCTCTTTTGTGGGTGCTTTACCGTGCCAGCCTACCTGGTTCTCCATAAAGGAAACCCCTTTGCCTTTGATGGTCTTCGCTACTATGGCAGTAGGACGCCCTTTCTCCTTCTTAGCCTTTTCGATAGCATCAATAATCTGATTAAAATTATGCCCATCTATTTCAATTACATTCCAATTAAAAGCCTTAAATTTATCCGGAATAGGTTCCGGTGACATAACTTCATTTATGGGGCCGTCTATTTGCAGCCCGTTATAATCAACAAAAACCGTAAGGTTATCAAGTTTATAATGGGCTGCCCACATCACCGCTTCCCAGATCTGGCCTTCTTCCAGTTCGCCATCTCCCAGCAAGACAAAGACCCTGTATCCTTTTTTATCCAGTTTACCCGCAGCGGCCATCCCGTTAGCTGCCGAAAGCCCCTGGCCGAGGGAACCGGTAGAAATTTCAACACCGGGAGTCCTTTTCATATCGGGATGCCCCTGAAGAATCGAACCCAGTTTCCTTAGCTTCATAAGCTCTTCTTTCGGGAAAAAACCCTTTTCAGCTAATACAGCATACAGGACCGGGGCTCCATGTCCTTTACTTAACACAAATCTGTCCCTCTCTTCCCAGCGGGGATTCTGTGGGTCGATCTTCATCTCATAAAAATACAGGGCAGTCAGTAGTTCAACCGCAGATAATGAACCCCCGGGATGACCCGAACCGGCTTCTGCCAGCATCATTATAATAGATTTCCTTATTTCTCTGGCTTTTTGCGTTAAGAAATTTAACTTCTCTTGAGCTAATTTAGACATATCCTTTCCCCCAATCATTTATATTTTAATAAATAACTATATGCTTTACTCAGAAAACTGCAGGCATAGTATTGTATTAAAGGCAAATTCTTTCTGGCATTAAAGCCTGTAACGTAGGAGAGCCAAATTTAAAGCGATCAGAGCTAGGAGCGGTGCAGACGGCAAAGGTGTGATGAAGTTTTCTAAAAAAAGTTTCATGCAAAATGTGTGCCATAGATGGTTGGAATTGTATAATACCGCTACTCAGCAGCCTTTCGATAACCTTTTCCTAAATACCTTTTCGCCATAACCTTTAAAACAAAGCGTGGTAAAGACATCATCCTTCCGATTCGATACGGTTCTCGCATCAACCTATAAAACCATTCTAGGCCTGTTCTTTGGAAAATCTCCGGAGCCCTTTTAGTTTTACCGGCAAAGATATCAAGGCTTCCACCAACACCTATACATACCCCCGTATCGATCCTGCTGAGATTTCGGAAAATCCACTTTTCCTGTCTGGGAGCACCCATTGCAACAAACAGAAAATGGGGTTTACCCTGGTTAATATTTCGTATGATTTTATCTTCCTCTTCATGTGAAAAATACCCGTGGTGGCAGCCAACAATTTGTATCCCCGGATATAGCTTTGCTATTCTGTCAGAAGCGGCTTCGGGTACCCCTGGCTTTCCCCCTAAAAGAAAAACTCTATGCCCCCTTTCAGGGGCTTTCTTGAGGATTAGATTCATCAGGTCAAAACCCGCAACCCTTTCAGGAATCTTTTCCCCGAAATATTTTGAAGCCCATACCACTCCTATTCCATCGGCAACAACCAGATGGGCTTTTTTTATTATCTCCTGCAATTCTCTATCCTCTTGAGCAGCCATGACTATTTCTGTATTAGCCGTTATGACAAATTTTGCACGGGATTGTTTAGGGTTATCCTCTTCATTTTGACGGTTAAAGCTGGATGACCTCTGTCCTTTATTTATAAAATCCACAAGGATTCGATAAGCTTCATCTATTGTTATTATGTCAAAAGGTACCCCTAAAATTTCCACTCTGTTTTTCCTGTTCCTGTTTCCCAATACCTTTCACCTA is a genomic window of Koleobacter methoxysyntrophicus containing:
- a CDS encoding PDZ domain-containing protein, with translation MFAFPYLEIITMIIKSIPVVFINPLFWIVIFLVWTQYRRAVSIEEKLFGATINSVKDQTLIAILYGIIGGIIGSFLLIFVGVSISNIGLGFVWFLAIILMMIQPRFMCFSYAGGIVSLISLILGYPKIDVPGLMAIVAILHFIEGVLIYTSGFKGTTPIFIKDNRYGVIGGFSLQKFWPVPIIILLTVINQEIPEGVIQMPDWWPLVRPSPEIAQENLIYIMFPIVAGLGYGDMVLTSTPEKKSRLSAINLSIFSLILLLLAIIASRISIFKYAAALFAPLAHEFLIYYGKGIEKKGRPVFIAPERGEMVLDVLPGSPGYRMGLKRGDIILAINGMPINSKDDLKGFLNSYPTFIWIDGRDKDGNPFSYEYRNYREGISSLGAILVPREGEAVVSIHEAYEGILLRYIKKLIKKRRKE
- a CDS encoding S41 family peptidase, whose protein sequence is MNWKRQIALGMLLVLITAVATYGITVNYLSGSILTGSFRWITQKDLDIIRELEPLVEVIKTVDKRYIGDVEINRLVTGAIKGAIDSLNDPYSAYFTAEEFKNFMISIQGSFEGIGISVTMDDDGLVRVISPIEDTPGHKAGILPDDKIIQINDIPVKGLTLDEAVSLMRGPKGTKVTLHIKREGIDNILTFEIIRDSIELKTVRHRIIGDDIGYIRITSFDENTSKEFKKSLNELNSKKVRGLILDLRNNPGGLLNECVKVADELIGENLIVYTEDKSGNRTSEYRSGRNKINIPLVILINKYSASASEIVAGAVQDTKSGVLVGTKTFGKGSVQEPTVFKDGSGLKLTIAKYYLPSGRSIDGIGVEPDIVVELPKGVDIFNVSEEQDTQLQKAIEVIKTD
- a CDS encoding murein hydrolase activator EnvC family protein, yielding MGHNKFKHKYHLFNKIIAAAVITGMAVVIGVTSLASGSELDDLKKQLNSLEMKIKQQEQRLNEVIKREKTVSNELEIVERKLELTELELQKVEDQLIKTEQKVKKTQQELEEAQKRVEQQTEIFYLRAEAMYKNGPVDYLEVLLDSKSFSDFITRMDILKRIISYDANLLNSLKEQKALIEDKKVELELQRNEILAVRQQISDKKKEIEVQVAARERLLNQIKNDKMAYEKALDEMEEAQRKLNKMIAELQAKQKKGYMGTATFAWPTPGYTRITSPYGWRIHPIYKTRRMHTGIDIGAPAGSNIVAATHGEVIYADWLGGYGKTVVLDHGGGISTMYAHTSVILVEVGQKVRKGQVIAKVGSTGVSTGPHLHFEVKINGNHTDPWKYFE
- the ftsX gene encoding permease-like cell division protein FtsX gives rise to the protein MKFRTFGYFIKEGMASLGRNSLMSLASIGSVASALIILGIFLIITLNFNFIVDTVESQVEITAYLDDSLMDEEISRIGRELIQVHGVREVTFVSREQALKEFREQLGDKEGLLAAMEKDNPLPNSYRIKTQNPEVVKDVANMIGRIEGIDEVKYGKEIVDKLFKITGIIRFVGIGVMAVLSIISIFIISNTIKLTVYARRREIEIMKYIGATDWFIRWPFLIEGMVLGFLGSLIAVGVLNVAYYYLFNFVVLNIPIITLLPFDVFLYDLSIWFLGIGTFIGTVGSGISIRRFLRV
- the ftsE gene encoding cell division ATP-binding protein FtsE translates to MVKMLGVTKVFPNGAVALSNVTLKIDKGEFVFIVGPSGAGKSTIIKLISREELPTKGYLVVGGRDLSRLRRREVPFYRRKLGVVFQDFRLLPNKTVYENVAFAMEVVETPPRIIKKRIPEVLQLVGLRHKMGVMPSELSGGEQQRVSLARAIVNNPELIIADEPTGNLDPETSWEIFRLLNEINRSGTTVIVATHASSFVNKMRKRVISIDRGMIIRDQEKGVYGYEI
- a CDS encoding transketolase family protein; protein product: MAEKIATRDAYGDTLAELGRLNKDIVVLDADLSKSTKTEVFAKEFPERFFNTGIAEQNMAGIAAGLAAAGKIPFISTFAIFATGRAFEQIRNTIAYPRLNVKIAATHAGITVGPDGASHQSVEDIALMRAIPGMTIINPADATETRFAVKAALDIDGPVYIRLGRHKVPVIFQEGDYVFKPGKGVVLREGKDATIISTGIMTAIALEAADILKNRGIYVNVVNIHTIKPIDEELIIQLAEETGAVITAEEHSIIGGLGSAVAEVLAESRPTLMKRIGLKDVFGQSGEPDELLKFYSLTPDSIASAVKDLIDKK
- a CDS encoding transketolase, yielding MSKLAQEKLNFLTQKAREIRKSIIMMLAEAGSGHPGGSLSAVELLTALYFYEMKIDPQNPRWEERDRFVLSKGHGAPVLYAVLAEKGFFPKEELMKLRKLGSILQGHPDMKRTPGVEISTGSLGQGLSAANGMAAAGKLDKKGYRVFVLLGDGELEEGQIWEAVMWAAHYKLDNLTVFVDYNGLQIDGPINEVMSPEPIPDKFKAFNWNVIEIDGHNFNQIIDAIEKAKKEKGRPTAIVAKTIKGKGVSFMENQVGWHGKAPTKEEMERAIAELEA
- a CDS encoding WecB/TagA/CpsF family glycosyltransferase, yielding MGNRNRKNRVEILGVPFDIITIDEAYRILVDFINKGQRSSSFNRQNEEDNPKQSRAKFVITANTEIVMAAQEDRELQEIIKKAHLVVADGIGVVWASKYFGEKIPERVAGFDLMNLILKKAPERGHRVFLLGGKPGVPEAASDRIAKLYPGIQIVGCHHGYFSHEEEDKIIRNINQGKPHFLFVAMGAPRQEKWIFRNLSRIDTGVCIGVGGSLDIFAGKTKRAPEIFQRTGLEWFYRLMREPYRIGRMMSLPRFVLKVMAKRYLGKGYRKAAE